From the Paenibacillus sp. R14(2021) genome, the window ACGCTTGAGCCTACTTTCGTGGACGCGTCTACTTGATGCACGTTGCTGTTGCTTCCGATGGAAGTGCCGAGATGCTTGATTTTGCCGGCCTGCACCTGCTTGTCCAGCACCGTCCACAGCTCATCGTTGTCGAACACGGCATCTGGACCGGAGTGGAATTGATAGAGATCGATGTAATCCGTACGCAGCGCCTGCAGCGATGCATCCAGCTGCTTCACTACGTCGTTCGGAGAGAAATCGTCGGTTCTCGTAAACCGTTCATGAAAATGATGGCCGAATTTCGTTGCCACGATCCAATCCCCGCGCTTCCGGCGGGATAAATAATCGCCGATTAACGACTCTGACAGGTGATCGCCATAGCATTCCGCCGTATCGATCAGATTGATGCCTAGCTCCGCCGCTCGATCTAAGATAGCATCCGCTTCATCCTGTGTGAACTGCTGACCCCACTCGCCGCCGAACTGCCATGTGCCGATCCCAATGACCGAAACTTCGAGTCCGGTACGACCTAATCTGCGATATTTCATTGAACCTCTCTCCTCTCGATTTCCTGCCCATCCATCATAATCTTCCTCCGCTGCCATTGCAATGTGCGGCTACGCCTTCACGGCCGAGCTGACTGTCAGCGCGCGCTCCACCTGATCCGTGAAAATCAGATACAGCACGACCATCGGTAAGCTCGCGATGGTCATCACGGCACCCATCCCGCCCCAGTCGGTCGCGTGGAAGCCTTGAAAATAAATGAGCCCGATTGGCAGCGTCATCAAGCGTTCGTCCGTAATCAGAATCGATGCCAGGAAGTACTCATTCCAAGTCCCCAGAAACTGAAGAATGACGAGCGTCGCGATTGCCGGCGACAGAATCGGCACGATGATGCGGAAGAACGCGCGGTAAATCGAAGCGCCGTCCATGCATGCCGATTCTTCCATTTCTTGCGGGACGCCGCGAAGGAAGCCATAGAACACCATGGATGCAAATGGCAGGCCGAATGCCACGTAAGGAAGCAGCAAGGCGCCGTATGTGTTCGTCAGGTGAAAATCCTTCACGATGATGGCAAGCGGGATAATGATGACGGGCATCGGAATGAACATGCCGACGATCATGTACATCCGCACCGCTTCGCGGAATTTCCACCGCAGCCGGGCGATCGCGTAGGCGAACATGACGGAGATGACGATAACCCCGATCGTCGTCAGCGTGGCTAGGAGCGCACTGTTCCCGATGTAGATCGGCATGCTGAACTTGTTCCAGGCATTCACGTAATTCTCGATTCGGAAGTGCGTCGGAATGCCGAAGGGATTGGTGACGAAGATTTCGTCATTGTTCTTCAGCGAATAGAAGACCATCCACAAGAGCGGATAGACGGAAATCAAGAAATAAATCCATAGAAAGGACTGCAGGACGACTGCGATTGTTTTTTTCATCCCATGACTCTCCTTTAATCCTGTTCCAAGCCGGTTTCCCGGCTGTTAAACGCTTTGTTGATGATCAAAGTGACTAGCAGGCTGATTGCGATCAGCAGGACCGAGATCGCGCATGCATAGCCGTATTCGTTGGCCGAGAAGGCGCTGCGGATAATCATGAACGTCAGCGTGTAATTGGTCGTGCCCGGCCCGCCGTTCGTCATGATCGCCATTTGCGCATAAGCCCCGATTCCTGCGGTTATGGCAATAACGAAGCAAAACTTGAACGTTTCCTTCATGAGCGGGATTGTAATATACCAATGCGACTTCCACTTGCCGGCGCCGTCAATCCGGGCAGCTTCCACATAATGCTCGGGAACGGACTTTACGCCCGCGTAGAGCAGCGCGAACTGAAACCCCATGTACTGCCAAGCATTAACGAAGGCGATAGCAATAATCGAAACAGTTGGGGAATTCAGCCAGTTCTGGCGGTAATTCATGCCAATCAGCTCGAACAGCTTATTGATCAGTCCGTTGTCAGGGTCGAACATCGAAAGCCAGAGCTGACAAACAACCGTAACCGAAAGGACGACAGGAATGAAATAAGCGGTCTTAAGCACTTTCCTGCCTCTTACCTTCACATCCGAGCATACGAGTGCCAGCAGCGTACCAAGTCCGATCTGGAAGATGACCAGCACGACGGCAAACCACAGTCCGTTGCGGAGCGAAACCATCAACAACGAATCCTGCGCGAGATCGATAAAATTCTGTACCCCTACGAAAGTCGCGGCGCTTAGTCCGTCCCACTCGAAGAAGCTGCGGTAAAACGTCTGCACGATCGGATAAAACACGATTACGCTGTAAAGAGCGACAGCCGGCGCCAAAAATAATAGAATGGCCCATTTATTGCCTAAGTATTGTTTCATCTCCATGCTCCCTTTCTGAAAAAAGACTCACGTCGACTTACAAGTCGATGTGAGTCACGAGGTTTGAAAAGGACGTGCATTTTATTTTTTCAATGCCTTGTTGAGATTGGTGACGAACTGATCCGCCGAGAAGCCGGGTACGAGCAAATTCTGCGAATTATCGTCGATTGCGAGGGTCACGTTCGTATTGTTGAGCACCGTTGCGAAGCTCGTGATATTAGGAATGATTTCTTGGCCAAGACGCGTAAGCATAGCTGGTACTTGGGCTGTAATCGGTTTATCGATCTTGATCGAAACGATCGGCGTACCGACTTGCGTGTACTTGTACTCGGCGTATTTGCGCGCCATGAATGCAGCGACCTTAACGGCTATTTCTTTGTTTGCCGATCGAGCGGAAACCGCGAATCCACCGGGATTGCCAGCTCCGTTCATCGCAAACTTCGCGCTTTCGTACGTCGCTTCGTCTTTGGCCGGGAAATTCATGAAGTCGACGTTATCGCCTAGATTCTTCTGGGAGCTTGAAATTTCCCACTGACCGTTGACGAACATGGCAGCCTTGCCTTGGTAGAACAAGGAGGAAGCTTGATCGTAGTTCGTATTCGTCGCGTTCTTCGCGAACAAGCCCGCGGCTTGCAATTCGGAAACCTGCTTCGCGGCCAGCTGCAGGGCAGCCGGTGCTTCAGCAGCACCGTTAAGATCGCCATAGCCCTTCGGATCCTCGCGCGTCATGAAGCCTTGCAGCAGGGAATTGCCGATCCATTTCTCCTTCGAGAAGATCGCAAGCGGAATAATTCCTTTGTCGTTGAACTTCTTCGCGGCATCCTTCAATTGATCGATCGTCTTAATCGGCGCTTGTACGCCCGCTTCTTCAAACAGCTTCTTGTTGTAATACAGAATGATAAATTCGGTGCCCGCATACGGATAACCGTATACATGACCATCCGGTGCAATCAGCTTCGGCTCGTTTCCCTTATTCAAATCTTGCTTGAATGCAGCTGTTTCCGGATAATCATCCAATGTAAGGATATTGCCCGATTTACTGCCGATCTGCATAATGTCCCAGGACGTGTCCACGATGTCGGGCATATCGCCTGTCGCCATTTGCGTCTTGAGCTTCTGCCCATTGTCCTGCAGATAAGGCTGCAGCGTCAATTCCACATTCGGCATTTCCTTCTTCAGCTCAGCGACCGCGTAGTCGTAAGGCTTGGATGTGTCGTCGTCGAAGTGGTTCGTGGCGATTGTCAGCTTGACGACTGACTCTTCGGGAGTCGCTGCCGCATTGGAATTCGTTTCGGCTGCGGCCGGCGCCGTGTTCTCTGTCGCCGCAGGCTCCGCAGCTGCTGGCGAATTGACATTGTTCTTGTCGCCGCCAGCTCCGCATGCTGCAAGCGATACCGTCATCAATGAGGTAAGCGCCACGCTGCTAATCTTCGTCCATTTGTTCATTTCCCCATAACCCCCTATAATCTTCATCATGATTGAAGCGCTTTCAGTATCTGTTTTCATTATAGGGCCTTCACTCGATGCAATTGAATGAACGGATCGCTCCTGTAATAGGAATAATCGCGCCTTTTTTTAACGATTTATCTGATTTTCGTAATCTTTTGGCGTCACCCCGTAATATTTTTTGAAGCATTTGCTGAAGTAGCCCGGGTCATTGTAACCGACCATTTCGGAGATTGCCGCAATATTCGACTTCTTCAATTGAATGAATTCTCTCGCTCGCTGCATGCGCACATGCGTGATGTAGTCCGATACCGACATCCGTACTTCCCGATTGAATATTTTTCGCAAATAACTTCCGTTTACAAAAGCGATTTTCGTAATTTCCTCTACGTTAAGCTCGGAATTACGATAGTTCTGCTCGATAAACCGCTTCGCTTCCTCGAAGATCTGCTTGGAACGGGCGCGCCCGTAACCCGGCATATCAGAAGCCCGGTAGCGGATCACTCGACCGCTGCCCTCGGACGGCTTAGTACCTAAGGCGGCAAGCGCCTGCAAATACGATTCGCGTATACCGCCAAGCCCGCGCTGCGGATTACCGACCCCAAGAGTCACGGTAAACTTGAAATGCCTTTTGACCATGACGCACAGCTTCTCCAGGCAAGACGGATCGTCCAAGAACGGATCAAGATCCGTGGCCAGCTGACACAGCGTAACGATGCGATCTTCCGGTCCCAGAAAGCTGAGACGACGGCCCTTGGCATCCAGCATCTCATGAAGAATGTTGATAATGGTGTTTTTCCATAGCAGCATTTCCTTGCGGTCTAGCCTCAGCTGATAGCTATCGTCGATCTCCGTCACCATGACAATGTACGCGTCGGAGTCGGTCTCGAACCCCCACGAATCAAGCTCGGCGGCGATTTCATGCTGATTGATCGTCGTATCTTGATCGACCAGCCGATGGAATAAATGCGCCTTCAGCCACTCCGCTTGCTTGCTGCGGGTTTTGCGATCCTCGGCCGCTTGTTGAATGCGGTTCTTCGTTTTCATTAGCGTGAGAAACAACTCATCCAGATCGAACGGCTTCAGGATATAATCCTCGACCCCCAGCTTCAGCGCCTGCCGAGCGTATTCGAATTCCCCGTGGCCGGTGACCAGCACAATCGCCAGGTCGGGATATAACTCCTTGAAGGCTTCGGAAAGCTTCAACCCGTCCATCAGCGGCATGTTAATGTCGACAAGCGCCAGATCGGGGTACGTTACCTTCGCGACCTCAAGCGCCTCGATCCCGTTCCTGGCTTCGCCACAGATCGTAAATCCATACGTCTCCCAATTGACGATCGTGCGCAAATATTCACGGAACAGCGATTCATCGTCTACGATCAGCACCTTAAACATCGTCGCATTCTCCCTTTGTGTCGCTCGGCAGCTTAATCGTGACCATCGTTCCAATCCCCTTCTGGCTGCATACGGTAAGGCCGTATTCGTAGCCGAAAAACAGCTTGATTCTCTCATGGACGTTCAACAAGCCGAATGACTTCTTCGCGTCGTCGTCCTTGCCTCGCGGCTCGAGCAGCCTCTTTACTTGCTCCGGCTCCATACCGACTCCGTTATCCGATACCGTAATTCTGATTTCGTCCCTGCTGCGGCTTCCCTGAATCAACAGCTTGCCCCCTGAACCGCTTGGCTTCAGGCCGTGGTAGATCGCATTCTCCACGAGCGGCTGGATCGTCAGCTTTAAGATGCGGTGTTCCAAAATATCCTCGTCCACCTCGAATGCGTATTCAAATACGTCCCTGTAACGGATACCCTGGATCGCCAAGTAGTTGCCGACGTTGTCGATTTCATCACCGACGGAGATGACCTCTTTGCCTCCGCTAAGGGCGATTCTGTAGAAATCAGCAAGCGCCTTGGTCGCGTCCCGTGCTTCGTTCACTCGCTGCATCGAGCAAAGCACATAGACGAGATCAAGCGTATTGTACAAGAAATGAGGTTTGATCTGCGCTTGTATCAACGCTAGCTCATAGTGCCGCTTCTGCTTTTGTTCCGCGTTCACCTGATGAATCAATTCACGGATCTGCCCCAGCATCTTGTTAAATCCGCTCGCGAGATACCCGATTTCATCCGAGGCATTGACATCGAACGATATATGCAGATCGCCCTCCCGTACTTTCAGCATCGTCTTCGTTAAGCGAATCAGCGGGGTCGCGATGATTCTCGAGAACATTTCCGCAACGAGAAAGGAGAAGACAATGCCGAAAATGCCCATCCCGACGATCAGCCAGGTCACCTTGCGGGTATCCTCGGTCAGCGCGACGACCGGAATCTGACTCACCAGCTTCCAGCCCATGATATCGATAGGTGCGCTCGAGATCAGATAGCGTTTGCCTGCCCATTTCAAAATCGCGGTCGAAGGCTGACCGCTGTTCCAAATATCCGTCGCGGCGCTCAGCGCGAGCGGCTTCAGAAGCTCGTTCTTGTCCATAGACGAAACCACGAGGCCTCTGGCGTCGATGACCCGGTAGTTGCGGCCTTCGACCTGGCCCTTGTTCTGAAAAATCGCCGAGAAGGAGCTTTCCTTGATAATCAGAATGAGCGTGCCGAGCTGCTCGCCGCTGTTGATTTCGATTATTTTTTTGCCAAGCGTCAGGACCGGCGCATCCCTATGCATCGTCAGAAAATCGCGCGCTTCCATCGTAAACCAAATATTTTGCCCGGCAGACTGGTCGATCTGCTCCAGAATCTTGCTGCGAAACGCTTTCTGCAGCCCGTCCGACATGAGGTTGTCCGTCGTGTATATATGGTTGTGCGTATCGAGAAAGGCCGCCGCCTCGATATCCGGGAAGAACAGCAGATCGAGGTCCAATTGGTTCTCCACCTGCTTCGTCAAGTTCTGATTCGTGAATTCGTTCTGCTCCGACTCCCGGTTCGCCGTAACGACTTTGTTCAAATTAACGGTCATGATGTTCGCGCAGTTCTCCGCGTTTAGAATCGATTCCCTCAGCCGGTTGACGATAAGCTGCGACTCGCTCGCGACGTTCTGGAACGTTTTGTCGATGACAGAGCTCGTCATCATCCGGTTCGATACGTAGCCGAGCACGAACAAAGAAACCGCGATCAAGGGGACGAAGACAAGAACGATCTTCCGCTTGATACGTTGATTGCGAAACCAACCTCTGACATACCGCGACTGAATCATCGCTTTTCCGCCTTTCTTCGCCATTTTCTGTCAATTGCTTCTATTCTAGCACAAAATTCTAGTTCTATCAGTTGCCGCTCATAGAGAAAAAACAGGCACTTTGCCGGATCATGCACGCTCGTCGCTTCCCCATAACTGGAATCTCCTGCCGCCCGCGTGGTATGATGCCAATGGAATAACCATCAACTATCCTGCTAGGAGGCTATAACGATGAGCACATCAAACGAATATCCGATCGTTACGATCGAAATGGACAACGGCAATACGATTAAAGCCGAGCTTTACCCGAACGTCGCACCGAATACGGTGAACAACTTCATCTCGCTGGCCAACAAAGGATTCTACAACGGCACGATTTTCCATCGCGTCATTCCGGGCTTCATGATCCAAGGCGGCGATCCCGACGGCACCGGCATGGGCGGCCCTGGATACGGTATTCAAGGCGAATTCGCGCAAAACGGTGTCAAAAACGACCTGAAGCATACGCGCGGCGTCCTCTCGATGGCTCGTTCCGGCAACCCGAATTCCGCCGGCTCGCAGTTCTTCATTATGGTTGCTAACTCGTCGCATCTAGACGGCGCTTATGCAGCATTCGGCAAAGTAACGGAAGGTCTCGAAGCCGTTGACGCGATCGTGAACGTCCCGACGGGCCGCAATGACCGTCCAAGTGAGCCGCCGGTTATGAAATCCGTCACCGTGGACACGCTCGGCGTGGACTACCCGGAACCGGACACGACGAAGTAGAACGCGTAGTACATAGAGGCAGCCGTAATGCGAGGAGACCCTGGCAGACGGCTGCCTTTGTCAGCGCTTAGCTTTGAAACCAAAGAAGCACCCCGTGTAGAAGGAACGTACTAGCGTCCATCCCAGCGGAGTGCTTCTTGTCGTGGTATTGTAATCTGAGTACGTATAGATGAATGGAGTCGCCCTTCGACCCAATCAACCGAGCACACCGAGCCTTCCGAGCAGCTTCAGTTTTCCTAGCGTTGGACGCCGATATGCCGCGTTTCTCCCGGCTGAAAAACATGGAATTTCTGCCCCGGGTACCGTGTATAGAGCTCCTCCACGAAGCCCGTGATTCCTTCGCTGTTATTGGGATACAGATCAAAGTGAAGCGGAATGACGATCTCTATCCCGGTATCGGCAGTCAGTGCCGCCGCCTCCCGCGCGTTCATATTGCCATCAATGCCAAGCCGGTTGCGGAACAGATCTCTGCCGTTGATCGGCAGCAGTCCGATATCAATCCGGTACGTCTTCAGAATCGCAAGCAATTCTTCTTGGACAAGCGTATCACCCGCATGGTAGATTGTAAGGTCGTCCCAAGCTAACATATAACCGAGAAAGCGGTCCCAGCCTTCGGCATCGACGTCGCGTTCTTCATGCCACGCCGGAATCGGATGAACCGTAAGACCGCCGTCGCAGGCGAAAGGAACCCCAAATTGGAGCGCTTCCAATCGATGCGTTGCGATCCCGATTTCGTTCAATAGCTCCACGCATGCACGTGGTCCCGCGAACGTGCAGGACGGTGAAGCCTTGGCAATGCGCAGCAGCGTTTCCGGGTCCAAATGATCCAGATGCTCGTGCGTAATCAATACCAGCTGTAAGTCGTCCAGGCGGTCAGGATCGACGGGCGGTGCGTACCTTCTTGTCCAGAATCCCGGCGGGAAGTTCGATAAGCGGTCGACGGAGTCCGTCAAATACGGGTCTACGGCAACATTGTACCCGTTGCGGCGCATAATAACGCCGACTTGGCCGATATATTGGATGTCAGCATATAAGTTCGACATGAATGACTGCCCCTTTCTTTCCCATTAGCGTACCAGAAAAACCCGTGATTAGGAATCACGGGTTTGGCGGCTGCTGCGGATCATCCGGCGTCTCTACGAGCCGCTTCAGCGCGGATAACTTATTCTCCCAGTAGCGTTCGTAATATTGCAGCCAGCTGCGCAGCTCCTGCAGCGGCTGAGGCTCCAAGCGGTAACGCGTCTCACGTCCAACCTTCCGCTCCTTCACGAGCCCGGCTTCCGCCAAGATTCGCAAATGCTTCGACACCGCCGTCCGGGTGATCGGGAAATGCCCCGTTATGGCCATAATCGGCATTTCTTGATCCACCAGCAGCCTCAGCACCTCGCGGCGGGTAGGATCGGCGATCGCCTGGAAAACATCATGCTTGCCGGAAGGCAGAACTGCATCAGGCTTCGACATAGCTGCCGAGCTTAGCGACAAGACCCGCCCAACCGTTGTTCATCGTATCGCGAACGATACCATGCGGCATTCCGAATTCGGTTACGCCGTCAGTGCGCCAGCCGCCGTGATGCAGCGTACATAACGTCTCGCTCGGACCTTGCTCCTCCAATAGGATCGTAATCGTCCATTCCGTACCCCATTGAAACACGATCCGGTTCGGCTCTTCGATTTCCTTCACCAAGCAGGACTGCATGCCGAACGGACCCGCATCGATATGAAATGCGTGGCCAACCAACGGCTCGAAGTCGTTAGGCATAAACCAAGCAGCTAGACCGTCTGCTGTTGCGATCGCTGCCCATACTTTCGTAATCGGGGCTTTAAATACTTGCGTTTGCGTAATGTCAGGCAGTGTGCTTACTTCCATATAAGTTTCATCTCCTAGTCATGGATCAATGCGCTGTTCAATATGTAAAAAAGCGAACCCCAAGGGTTTCGCTCCACAATTATATGACACCTTTTGGTTTCATGTCAATGCACTTAGCTTCGTTTATCCTTTGGATCCTTTTCCGTAGCATGACCATGATCTTCCCACCTGCGGGAATACGCTTTGTTCGTTACCCATATCGTCATCCAAATTACGATAATCGCGATGATTACCGCTGCAACCCATACCCCTGTCGGCACACCCATTCGTGTTCTCTCCTTCATAGCGAGCATTTTTAGGATCTTTTGTAGCTTCGAAAAGCATAACAGACTTCATATTAGGCTACAATTGACAACATTTCGACTTTTTCGTACGCCATAACACAATTCATAGAGCGCTTCCGGTCATAATGTAGAACGAGGTGAAAGCGATGTCCAAGAAATCCTACAACAGCAGCACGATCCGCGGCAAAAACCGCGTTTGCGGCATGCTTTCTTCAAACAGCGAATTGAAATCGTTCGTTCCCAGAACCATGAAGCTCAGCCTTGCCAATCTATCGTCCATGCTGACTGCCTGCGACAGTGTCTATATAAAGCCGAATATCGGTTCGTTAGGCATCGGCGTGTGTAAAGCAGCAAGGACTAAGAAGGGCTACATGCTCTATGTTACGAAGTATCGGAAACAAACACAGACCCGCTACGCCAGCCTAGAGAAGCTGTACAGACACGTTCGCTCCGTCAGCAAAGGAAAAATGATCGTTCAACAAACGGTTGCGCTCGCAAAGGTGAACGGCCGGCCGTATGATCTGCGCATTATGGTGCAGCGAAAGCCTCGCGGCAGCTGGACCGTCACTGTCAGGTTCGCCAGAATTGCAAAAATCGGTAAGATCGTCACGAATTACAGTCAAGGCGGCCGCATCTGGACCGTTCCGCATCTTCACCGGGCAAGGGGATTGTCGGCTTCGGGCAGTGCCGCGATCGACGGAAGACTGAAGCGTACTGCGCTTCGAACGGCGAAATGGCTGAGCAGCAAGAAAGCAGGCATGCACGAGATGGGCATCGACTTCGCCTTCGACAGTAAAGGCAAGCTTTGGATTCTCGAGGTCAACTCAAACCACCCTCAGTTTCATCCGCTCAAGGTCATCGATCCGCCCACCTACCGCTTGGGCATGTCGTTTGCCCGAACCTATGGACGCTATTCTGCCAAATAGCGCCTCTCTCTTGCCTGGACAAGCCTAAACGTGCATAATGAGGGATGCTGAACCGACCTCGATAACGTCAAGAACCGAAGCAGAAAGGAACATCACCGTGCAGTCGCCTCATTCATCCAAATTGTCTGTTTCTCCCTTCATTCCGCTCCTGATCGGCATGCTGGCGATTTCGTTCGCGCCAATCCTCGTCAGAAGCTCACATGCGCCCGTTTCCGTGCAAGGCATGTACCGTATGCTGTTCACATTCCTCCTTATGCTTCCCTTCGGAACCAAGCAGCTGCGGACGCTGCATACGATTAGTCGCCGAGATTGGCTGCT encodes:
- a CDS encoding aldo/keto reductase, whose translation is MKYRRLGRTGLEVSVIGIGTWQFGGEWGQQFTQDEADAILDRAAELGINLIDTAECYGDHLSESLIGDYLSRRKRGDWIVATKFGHHFHERFTRTDDFSPNDVVKQLDASLQALRTDYIDLYQFHSGPDAVFDNDELWTVLDKQVQAGKIKHLGTSIGSNSNVHQVDASTKVGSSVIQVVYNRLDQAPEDGVFPSCIRQDLGVLARVPLASGYLSGKYKPDAVFDATDVRHRHDRESTVRKLEEVQRIAAEEVPASVDMAAWALAWCLKHDAVTAVIPGCKSPEQVSSNASVVALIETAHPQDVKK
- a CDS encoding carbohydrate ABC transporter permease: MKKTIAVVLQSFLWIYFLISVYPLLWMVFYSLKNNDEIFVTNPFGIPTHFRIENYVNAWNKFSMPIYIGNSALLATLTTIGVIVISVMFAYAIARLRWKFREAVRMYMIVGMFIPMPVIIIPLAIIVKDFHLTNTYGALLLPYVAFGLPFASMVFYGFLRGVPQEMEESACMDGASIYRAFFRIIVPILSPAIATLVILQFLGTWNEYFLASILITDERLMTLPIGLIYFQGFHATDWGGMGAVMTIASLPMVVLYLIFTDQVERALTVSSAVKA
- a CDS encoding carbohydrate ABC transporter permease, translating into MKQYLGNKWAILLFLAPAVALYSVIVFYPIVQTFYRSFFEWDGLSAATFVGVQNFIDLAQDSLLMVSLRNGLWFAVVLVIFQIGLGTLLALVCSDVKVRGRKVLKTAYFIPVVLSVTVVCQLWLSMFDPDNGLINKLFELIGMNYRQNWLNSPTVSIIAIAFVNAWQYMGFQFALLYAGVKSVPEHYVEAARIDGAGKWKSHWYITIPLMKETFKFCFVIAITAGIGAYAQMAIMTNGGPGTTNYTLTFMIIRSAFSANEYGYACAISVLLIAISLLVTLIINKAFNSRETGLEQD
- a CDS encoding ABC transporter substrate-binding protein; the encoded protein is MNKWTKISSVALTSLMTVSLAACGAGGDKNNVNSPAAAEPAATENTAPAAAETNSNAAATPEESVVKLTIATNHFDDDTSKPYDYAVAELKKEMPNVELTLQPYLQDNGQKLKTQMATGDMPDIVDTSWDIMQIGSKSGNILTLDDYPETAAFKQDLNKGNEPKLIAPDGHVYGYPYAGTEFIILYYNKKLFEEAGVQAPIKTIDQLKDAAKKFNDKGIIPLAIFSKEKWIGNSLLQGFMTREDPKGYGDLNGAAEAPAALQLAAKQVSELQAAGLFAKNATNTNYDQASSLFYQGKAAMFVNGQWEISSSQKNLGDNVDFMNFPAKDEATYESAKFAMNGAGNPGGFAVSARSANKEIAVKVAAFMARKYAEYKYTQVGTPIVSIKIDKPITAQVPAMLTRLGQEIIPNITSFATVLNNTNVTLAIDDNSQNLLVPGFSADQFVTNLNKALKK
- a CDS encoding response regulator, whose protein sequence is MFKVLIVDDESLFREYLRTIVNWETYGFTICGEARNGIEALEVAKVTYPDLALVDINMPLMDGLKLSEAFKELYPDLAIVLVTGHGEFEYARQALKLGVEDYILKPFDLDELFLTLMKTKNRIQQAAEDRKTRSKQAEWLKAHLFHRLVDQDTTINQHEIAAELDSWGFETDSDAYIVMVTEIDDSYQLRLDRKEMLLWKNTIINILHEMLDAKGRRLSFLGPEDRIVTLCQLATDLDPFLDDPSCLEKLCVMVKRHFKFTVTLGVGNPQRGLGGIRESYLQALAALGTKPSEGSGRVIRYRASDMPGYGRARSKQIFEEAKRFIEQNYRNSELNVEEITKIAFVNGSYLRKIFNREVRMSVSDYITHVRMQRAREFIQLKKSNIAAISEMVGYNDPGYFSKCFKKYYGVTPKDYENQINR
- a CDS encoding sensor histidine kinase, giving the protein MAKKGGKAMIQSRYVRGWFRNQRIKRKIVLVFVPLIAVSLFVLGYVSNRMMTSSVIDKTFQNVASESQLIVNRLRESILNAENCANIMTVNLNKVVTANRESEQNEFTNQNLTKQVENQLDLDLLFFPDIEAAAFLDTHNHIYTTDNLMSDGLQKAFRSKILEQIDQSAGQNIWFTMEARDFLTMHRDAPVLTLGKKIIEINSGEQLGTLILIIKESSFSAIFQNKGQVEGRNYRVIDARGLVVSSMDKNELLKPLALSAATDIWNSGQPSTAILKWAGKRYLISSAPIDIMGWKLVSQIPVVALTEDTRKVTWLIVGMGIFGIVFSFLVAEMFSRIIATPLIRLTKTMLKVREGDLHISFDVNASDEIGYLASGFNKMLGQIRELIHQVNAEQKQKRHYELALIQAQIKPHFLYNTLDLVYVLCSMQRVNEARDATKALADFYRIALSGGKEVISVGDEIDNVGNYLAIQGIRYRDVFEYAFEVDEDILEHRILKLTIQPLVENAIYHGLKPSGSGGKLLIQGSRSRDEIRITVSDNGVGMEPEQVKRLLEPRGKDDDAKKSFGLLNVHERIKLFFGYEYGLTVCSQKGIGTMVTIKLPSDTKGECDDV
- a CDS encoding MBL fold metallo-hydrolase; amino-acid sequence: MSNLYADIQYIGQVGVIMRRNGYNVAVDPYLTDSVDRLSNFPPGFWTRRYAPPVDPDRLDDLQLVLITHEHLDHLDPETLLRIAKASPSCTFAGPRACVELLNEIGIATHRLEALQFGVPFACDGGLTVHPIPAWHEERDVDAEGWDRFLGYMLAWDDLTIYHAGDTLVQEELLAILKTYRIDIGLLPINGRDLFRNRLGIDGNMNAREAAALTADTGIEIVIPLHFDLYPNNSEGITGFVEELYTRYPGQKFHVFQPGETRHIGVQR
- a CDS encoding helix-turn-helix transcriptional regulator gives rise to the protein MSKPDAVLPSGKHDVFQAIADPTRREVLRLLVDQEMPIMAITGHFPITRTAVSKHLRILAEAGLVKERKVGRETRYRLEPQPLQELRSWLQYYERYWENKLSALKRLVETPDDPQQPPNP
- a CDS encoding SRPBCC domain-containing protein, with translation MEVSTLPDITQTQVFKAPITKVWAAIATADGLAAWFMPNDFEPLVGHAFHIDAGPFGMQSCLVKEIEEPNRIVFQWGTEWTITILLEEQGPSETLCTLHHGGWRTDGVTEFGMPHGIVRDTMNNGWAGLVAKLGSYVEA
- a CDS encoding YheC/YheD family protein yields the protein MSKKSYNSSTIRGKNRVCGMLSSNSELKSFVPRTMKLSLANLSSMLTACDSVYIKPNIGSLGIGVCKAARTKKGYMLYVTKYRKQTQTRYASLEKLYRHVRSVSKGKMIVQQTVALAKVNGRPYDLRIMVQRKPRGSWTVTVRFARIAKIGKIVTNYSQGGRIWTVPHLHRARGLSASGSAAIDGRLKRTALRTAKWLSSKKAGMHEMGIDFAFDSKGKLWILEVNSNHPQFHPLKVIDPPTYRLGMSFARTYGRYSAK